The genome window AAGACATGGGTGGTGCAGGTGCATCTATCAGTTGTTTGATGATGAGGGGTATTAATTTCAATGACATTAGTTAAGGTAGTCGAGGCATAAACATATTTATCTACCAGCACAGTCAATTTAAAGTCTTTTGAGGTCATCGCATTTAAAGTCCCTACCTGCCAGATAACCTTATTATCAGAAAGCGTATGACTAAATCCACTATCATCCGTGACATAACTTACCTCAAGTGGCAGAAAATCAGTAATCGTAACACTACCAGCCGGCCCCTTTCCTTCATTGCTGTAACGGATATAATAATCCATCCTCTGTCCAGCGGTAACATTACTTCTATGTTGCCATTTACGAATCTTTAACACTGGGTCTGGCAAACAGATATGCGTAGTGCAGGTGGCTTTATTATTCGTATAGTTAGTATCAAGATTAGAAGTGGTTATTTCCACGACATTGGTTATGGTAGATGAGGCAGGGACATCATCTTTCACCTTAACCCGTAAGGTCAAGTCTCTATAAGCCCACGCAGGTAGAGTTCCTATCTCCCAGATGATATTATTACCTGTGATTGTCGCAGGTGTGAGGCTACTACTAACATAAGTTAGTTCATTCGGTAATATATCAGAAATTTTAACATTTTCTGCAGGGGCTTTACCTGGATTACGATAGATAAGACGATATTCAAACTCCTGTCCTTGAGCCGCCTCCACTGGACAATATTTAGCTATTTCTAAGTCAACATCTTCTGGTATGATATGTGTCTTCCAGCTGGCGTAATTATTAGTCATAAATTTCTCATAAGTATTAGTTTTAATTTCTATTTTATTAACGATGGTGGTTGACCCTTTCAAATCTGGACTGACATTAACATCCAGGTAAAAATAGTTAGAATATCGTGAAGCTAAAGTGCCAACCTGCCAGGTAAGTGTTCCACTTCCAATGGTTAATGGGAAGCCACTGGTATCGGTAGCATAGGTTACACCGTGGGGTAATGTATCAATGATAGTTGTATTGGTAGCCGCTATATTGCCATAATAATTCCCGTAAGTGATGTAATATCGCAATGTCTTTCCTGGTTGAATATCATACAGCCCAGATTTGCTTATCTGGACATCCGCATACCAATCAGCTATAGGAACCGTGCAGGTAGCCCGATTGTCCGCAGAATCTAAATCAGGGGTGTCAGATGTTATCTCCACAACATTGGTCAAAGTGCCTTCTACATCATCATTAACTCGCACTGTCAGATAAACATAACCATAACCTCCTCCCTTTGTCAAAGTTCCAATATCCCATTTCACCGTTCCTGTGGCAGTCAATGTGCCGTTACCAGTGCAACTGATAAAGGTAACACTACCCGGCAATATATCCGTGATGATAGTATTTGTTGCCGGGACATTACCATAACAATTATTGTAGGCAAGACAATAGGTTACTTCACAACCCGGGGTAACCTCATAAGGTTGAGTTTTATACTTGGTAATATGCAAGTCTGCTTTGGGTGGAATAATATGAGTCGTCCAGGTGCAGACATTGTTATAATAGTGAGTTTCGGCGTCATTGGTAGATATTTCAATTCTATTAGCTAAAGTCGTAGAAGCAAGGATATCAGGCGCTACATTACAAGTCATCTGGAAGATAACCCAATTACGCGCTCCAGTCATCGCCCGCGTGCCTAATTCCCAGATAACCTGTGGTGATGTAGTCCCCGGGACAAAACCACTGGTATCACTGGCATAAGTTACCCCTGACGGTAAGGTATCTTTAATAGTTGTGCTGCCAGCATCTACAGAACCTGAATTGCGATATTGAATGGTATAGGTTATCTTCTCACCAGATAAAATCTCATAAGGTCCACGCTTTATTATCTCTAAATCTATCTTAGGATGTTCAACATGCGTATTCCATTTGCTGAAGTTATTATTTGGGTTGACATCTGTAGATATAGGCTCAATTTTTATTTCATTCATCAGGGTAGTTGACCCAGGAACATAATTACCATTGTTATCTTTGGTCACTATCAGGGTCAGTGAAAAGTATTTATAAGTGCCTGGATTAACTGTCCCTACCACCCACTCAATATAACTATGCGTGTAGGTAGCCATAAATCCACTGGTATCCGTGCCATAGATTATAGTTCCAGTAGCCGGGGGTAGTAATGTATCCGTTATAGTTGCACCACTAGCCGGAATATTACCATAATTCCCATAGTAGATATTATAGGTGATGGTATTAAGTCCAGGATTAATTTTGTTAGGACCGGATTTATAAATATAGAGGTCAATCTTTGGCGATTCTACTTTGGTAGTAACCGTTGCCCGATTATTGGTATAATTCCTTTCTGGAGTTGGTGTAGTAATTTCAGCAACATTCTTGATGGTCGCAGGTGCGGAATCGGTAATTAACGCAGTAATCTGAAATTGCCTGTAATCCCAGCCTGCATTCATCGTGCCTAATTGCCAGGTAAGTATCTGGCCACCTGAAGTTACGGACCCGGTAATGGTCGGGCTACCTATAACCGTATTACTAATATATTTTAGCCCTTGTGGTAAATAATCAGTAATCGTAACACTCCCTGCCGGGATATTACCATTGCTATAACAATAAATACTGTAGGTTATCTCCTGCCCTCGAACCGCATTTTGAGAGGTAAGGTATTTAGAAACACTAACATCTGCCCTGGCGGCTTCTACGGTCGTAGTTAGTGTGGCTCGATTATTGGCATAACTTGTTTCCGAAGATGTAGTCCTTATTTCAATGACATTATTTATTTTTGTAGTTGAGGTGGTCATATCAGTTACCCAGGCCGTTATCTGGAATTGGTCATACCAATAGTTAGGTGTCTTAGTCCCTATATTCCAAATAATTTTTGTTGGTGTGCCATAAATAATAGTCGGGCTAACACCACTGGTATCAGTCCCATAGATTACCCCTGCGGGCAGATAGTCAGTAATAGTTACATTCTCGGCTGATGTATTGCCACGATTACGATAATAAATGGTGTAGGTTATCTGCTGATTGGTCAGAATCCAGGAGTTACCATATTTCCATATTTCTAAATCTGGGTCGGTTATATGCGTGGTAGCAGTAGCTTGATTATTGGTATAGTTATCTTCTATCCCGGGATAGGCTATCTTCACCATATTCCTAATTGTCGTTGAGCCTTTGATATTCTCTTTTATGCGGATGGTTACTTCAAAGGAATAAGTCCCTTTTGGAAGATTAGCGATACTCCAGGTGCCTTGTTTGGTCAGGGTGCCATATTCAAAAGGAAGTCCGGAATTTTGATAGACAAGTGTTTGCATCTGGTCAGGGAATTGGTCGCAGAGTTGGACGCCATAAGCGGTTGTGCCACCATTATTGCCGTAGGTAATGGTGTAGGTAGCAATGCCACCAGGAAGCAAAGAAATCGGTCCTTCTTTTGTTACCCACAAGTCAATATCTAAACGACTAACATGGGTAGTAGCTGTAGAGTAATTATTAGGCAAGTATATTTCTGCTGCCGGGGATGTAATCTTTATCGTATTGATAATCGAACTTGAACCAACGGCATCATTTCTTATTTTAATACTCATCTTAAATGAATAAGTCCCTGGTGGTAAAATATCAATATTCCAGGTGCCATATTTAGTCATCGGGTTAAACAAGAATGGATATCCAGAATTCTGGTAGATGAGTGCTTGCATCTGGTCTGGGAATTGGTCGCAGAGTTGGACGCCATAGCAGGTGGCATTTCCTTTATTACCGTAAGTAATGGTATAGGTAGCTATTTCTCCCGGCGTAACTTCTGCCTGCCCTTGTTTTATCACCCATAAATCGATGGTATAAATAAGAATATGCGTTGTTGCGGTAGCATAATTATTGGTATAATTGGTTTCTGTGCCAGGAGCTATGATATGAATTCTGTTAGCAATAGTAGTACTGCCAGGAGTCTCTGGTAGAATTCTAATTTGTAAGGTAAATGAATATGTTCCTGGCAAAACACTACCTATGTTCCATGTCCCTCGTTTGGTTGAGGGGCTATAGTTAATATCTACTGGGGCAGTCTGGCTAATGATGGACTCCATCTCTGGTGGGAATATATCGATAAGTTGGACGCCATTGGCTGTATCTGTCCCTCTATTGCCATATTCGATGATATAGGTTGCCGTCCCACCGGCAAAGGCATTAGCCAATAACCCAACCTTAGTCACCCAGAGGTCAACATACGGAATAATAGTTACTGTTCCATCTTCAATCACCGCCGGTATGGTTTGAGGTATAGGGTATGAATTATCCGTCAGGATAACATTTAATAAATCAACCGTAGATGTTCCTATGGTTTTAGCTTTAAACCTAACTACCGCTAAAGTTCCTGTGCCACTAACCCCTGTTTGAGTGCCCAGGCGTGTAGCCCCGGCATTGATAATAGTTCCTGTTCCTATGACCGGCACCTGCCAGACAGTTGAAGCACCGTCTGTCCCAGGGAAATCTCCCTCTGTAACACTTACTACCTCTAAGATAGTCGGGTCAAACTGGACATCAAACTGGTAGGCAAATAGATTGTGAACCGCTTTAGCCACAATTGCTACCTCAAATTCCTCACCTCGATAAGAAGAGGTAAATGGCGGAATTACCTTGACCGCAGTATTGGTTGTTGATGTTACCGTTCCATCGAATACATTTGTTGAAATGGTAGATAATGAGCCATTAACAAAGGTTACATTTTGTAAATCAATCACACTTGTCCCTAATCCTTTAGCTCTAAACTCTATCACGGCTAAAGTCCCTGTTCCGCTTACGCCGGTATTAGTTCCCAGGCGTG of bacterium contains these proteins:
- a CDS encoding cohesin domain-containing protein, with protein sequence MGWLTNAKLLAVLWIGIGLSFLTGDCFAQKVQNQVKVDYKDTIGSTYTTESNIIITPITEIITNIRISPAQTTIDVLGTFTLEVVVESVTDLFGMQFDILFDKDILEVVSVSEGIFLKSDGVSTFWLAPTITPGKIDNVADTRLGTNTGVSGTGTLAVIEFRAKGLGTSVIDLQNVTFVNGSLSTISTNVFDGTVTSTTNTAVKVIPPFTSSYRGEEFEVAIVAKAVHNLFAYQFDVQFDPTILEVVSVTEGDFPGTDGASTVWQVPVIGTGTIINAGATRLGTQTGVSGTGTLAVVRFKAKTIGTSTVDLLNVILTDNSYPIPQTIPAVIEDGTVTIIPYVDLWVTKVGLLANAFAGGTATYIIEYGNRGTDTANGVQLIDIFPPEMESIISQTAPVDINYSPSTKRGTWNIGSVLPGTYSFTLQIRILPETPGSTTIANRIHIIAPGTETNYTNNYATATTHILIYTIDLWVIKQGQAEVTPGEIATYTITYGNKGNATCYGVQLCDQFPDQMQALIYQNSGYPFLFNPMTKYGTWNIDILPPGTYSFKMSIKIRNDAVGSSSIINTIKITSPAAEIYLPNNYSTATTHVSRLDIDLWVTKEGPISLLPGGIATYTITYGNNGGTTAYGVQLCDQFPDQMQTLVYQNSGLPFEYGTLTKQGTWSIANLPKGTYSFEVTIRIKENIKGSTTIRNMVKIAYPGIEDNYTNNQATATTHITDPDLEIWKYGNSWILTNQQITYTIYYRNRGNTSAENVTITDYLPAGVIYGTDTSGVSPTIIYGTPTKIIWNIGTKTPNYWYDQFQITAWVTDMTTSTTKINNVIEIRTTSSETSYANNRATLTTTVEAARADVSVSKYLTSQNAVRGQEITYSIYCYSNGNIPAGSVTITDYLPQGLKYISNTVIGSPTITGSVTSGGQILTWQLGTMNAGWDYRQFQITALITDSAPATIKNVAEITTPTPERNYTNNRATVTTKVESPKIDLYIYKSGPNKINPGLNTITYNIYYGNYGNIPASGATITDTLLPPATGTIIYGTDTSGFMATYTHSYIEWVVGTVNPGTYKYFSLTLIVTKDNNGNYVPGSTTLMNEIKIEPISTDVNPNNNFSKWNTHVEHPKIDLEIIKRGPYEILSGEKITYTIQYRNSGSVDAGSTTIKDTLPSGVTYASDTSGFVPGTTSPQVIWELGTRAMTGARNWVIFQMTCNVAPDILASTTLANRIEISTNDAETHYYNNVCTWTTHIIPPKADLHITKYKTQPYEVTPGCEVTYCLAYNNCYGNVPATNTIITDILPGSVTFISCTGNGTLTATGTVKWDIGTLTKGGGYGYVYLTVRVNDDVEGTLTNVVEITSDTPDLDSADNRATCTVPIADWYADVQISKSGLYDIQPGKTLRYYITYGNYYGNIAATNTTIIDTLPHGVTYATDTSGFPLTIGSGTLTWQVGTLASRYSNYFYLDVNVSPDLKGSTTIVNKIEIKTNTYEKFMTNNYASWKTHIIPEDVDLEIAKYCPVEAAQGQEFEYRLIYRNPGKAPAENVKISDILPNELTYVSSSLTPATITGNNIIWEIGTLPAWAYRDLTLRVKVKDDVPASSTITNVVEITTSNLDTNYTNNKATCTTHICLPDPVLKIRKWQHRSNVTAGQRMDYYIRYSNEGKGPAGSVTITDFLPLEVSYVTDDSGFSHTLSDNKVIWQVGTLNAMTSKDFKLTVLVDKYVYASTTLTNVIEINTPHHQTTDRCTCTTHVLEPITDVLIYKFGPDEVSYGTEFNYEITYNNNSVSDADGVVIKDILDPQLIYDSDTSGRTPTISGNEITWYIGTMTAWSSGHFLLTVKVPYSVQASTTLTNVIEITTLTSENRYNNNRATVTIHIDSPKVDVGIEKKGDDARPGFKKTYHITYYNRGTEQAEDVVIVDTLPPEVEYLSSSGGGNYDSASRTVTWNIGSLPPQTERYLTVEVRIPSTQQCGINLYNYIEITTTSPESDYTNNKFTEIETVVTSIDPNDKLVSPQKYIRDNELLNYTIRFENQATATASAILITIEDQLSDKLDWTTMKFGLIKIGEGTYTLENFDRGSLACSYDVGSGTIRWEFDFKTGANGLPANVVSPEGEGYVCFSVNAKSGLPAGTEITNRATIRFDYNPAMDTPLVTNIVDLNKPTSTVIPLAATQSSISFAVRWAGTDTAGNKPGEIENYTIYVSDNNGTWTKWLDETVAISDTFTGKTGHSYKFYSLAKDRAKNDEVKTPQVEAQTSLTIQRHLTIATLSTTQILVGQTLSLTLSIYDTSGNLVTDYVGTATLQDKSGVLGEAVFNGTGTWTGEIIIPQIPNGGTNAITVSAPGVGDGVSDILLMGLDYYVGGTVTLWTPGIGTTTISFGSGTFIQSWDFYIIINCITPPNIPDNGIKDSAREILAYNAYVRDTQIMGTFTKTAYLEIPYQDADQNGFVDGTAIKESTLRLYVWENDQWQEMGTSGVDTDRNVVWCQLNHLSTFMPMGILVAPSTLGNVAVYPNPFKPNSGLGHEYITFGSKREISRRLTSYATIKIYTVAGDLVKTLEVTPQDNGQKIWYADNDSGNKVASGVYIYLITNPQGEKCIGKLAIIR